From one Rhodothermales bacterium genomic stretch:
- a CDS encoding sigma-70 family RNA polymerase sigma factor translates to MSTPRDSANVTRLIADWQAGKAGAADALFHQVYQELRRMARGYIARERQDHTLTPTGLVNQACLRMLDDEHVDAKNRAHFFAIVATKMRHYLVDYARRRNAVKRNKGAAHEPFEDELYQLTQDRVDEILALDEALERLAQEEPLQSQIVEMRYFGGYTQEEIAEMLGISLKKVRNEWYMAREWLKEVLRAEN, encoded by the coding sequence CCCGACTCATCGCCGACTGGCAGGCGGGCAAGGCCGGCGCGGCCGACGCGCTCTTCCACCAGGTCTACCAGGAACTCCGGCGCATGGCCCGCGGCTACATCGCGCGCGAACGGCAGGACCATACCCTCACGCCCACTGGCCTCGTCAATCAGGCCTGCCTACGGATGCTCGACGACGAACATGTCGATGCAAAAAATCGCGCCCACTTCTTCGCCATCGTGGCGACGAAGATGCGCCACTACCTGGTCGACTACGCCCGCCGGCGCAACGCAGTCAAACGAAACAAAGGCGCCGCGCACGAGCCCTTCGAGGACGAGCTCTACCAGCTCACCCAGGATCGGGTCGATGAAATCCTGGCGCTCGACGAAGCCCTCGAACGCCTCGCGCAGGAAGAGCCGCTTCAGAGCCAGATCGTGGAGATGCGCTACTTCGGAGGCTACACCCAGGAGGAAATCGCGGAGATGTTGGGCATCTCGCTCAAAAAGGTGCGCAACGAGTGGTATATGGCCCGGGAGTGGCTGAAGGAAGTCCTGCGCGCGGAAAACTAG
- a CDS encoding ABC transporter transmembrane domain-containing protein — MKTGYAPPPEPKRPPKKLLEALGRIFRLSRPYRGRLLAALALTLVSAGVWLLFPLGMRAMVDAVFEQADRSLLNRMTLGLMAFFLVQSAIGFAGSYLLEWTGERLVTDLRKQLYAHLLNLDLRFFSNQRTGDLTSRLTNDVGTVRTAVTSSFVDAVRQTMMLIGSAVLMVVLDWQMSLFIFMTVPPVMLLARFFGAKIRVLARDVQDRLADSTAVAEESLSAVRVVKAFAREPYEVNRFNGSVDVLFKTAIRKVVITNAFWSAVGLLFMLALIGLFWYGGVSVLNGRLTSGGLVAFVFYAFNIARTVGGMSQLYTTFNNAAGASERLFELLDTAPETTDSPDARPLPAVRGEVRFAHVRFGYREDFPVLEAIDRVIHPGEKVALVGPSGAGKTTLMNLIPRFYDPDAGQVMVDGHDLRDVTLASLREQIAVVSQDVHLFNASVRENIRYGRLDADDAAIEAAAEAANARAFIVGLPEGYDTVVGERGTKLSGGQKQRIAIARAILRDARILLLDEATSSLDSTSEALVQEALDHLMKGRTTFIIAHRLSTVQDADRILVLDQGRIVQEGTHEALFVQEGVYRELASRQFRDTLAPVAPAAV, encoded by the coding sequence ATGAAAACCGGGTATGCGCCCCCTCCCGAGCCCAAACGCCCACCCAAGAAATTATTGGAAGCGTTGGGCCGGATTTTTCGGCTGAGCCGCCCTTACCGCGGCCGGCTACTGGCGGCGCTGGCGCTCACGCTCGTGTCTGCGGGCGTATGGCTGCTGTTCCCGCTCGGGATGCGAGCCATGGTGGACGCTGTTTTCGAGCAGGCGGACCGCAGCCTGCTCAACCGGATGACGCTGGGGTTGATGGCGTTTTTTCTGGTCCAATCGGCGATCGGATTCGCCGGCTCGTATCTCCTGGAGTGGACCGGCGAGCGCCTGGTGACCGACCTCCGCAAGCAGCTGTACGCGCATCTCCTGAACCTCGATCTGCGGTTCTTTTCAAATCAGCGCACGGGGGATCTGACGTCGCGCCTTACCAATGACGTAGGCACGGTCCGCACCGCCGTGACGTCGTCGTTCGTCGATGCCGTGCGGCAGACGATGATGCTCATCGGGTCCGCGGTGCTGATGGTGGTGTTGGACTGGCAGATGAGTCTTTTCATCTTCATGACTGTTCCGCCCGTGATGTTGCTCGCGCGGTTCTTCGGGGCCAAAATCCGCGTCCTTGCGCGCGACGTGCAGGATCGGCTGGCGGATTCGACCGCCGTCGCCGAGGAGTCGCTCTCGGCCGTGCGCGTCGTCAAGGCGTTCGCCAGGGAGCCGTACGAGGTCAACCGCTTCAACGGGTCGGTGGACGTGCTCTTCAAGACGGCGATCCGGAAGGTGGTGATCACAAACGCGTTCTGGTCGGCCGTAGGCCTGCTGTTCATGCTGGCACTTATCGGCCTGTTCTGGTACGGCGGCGTGTCGGTGCTCAACGGCCGGCTTACCTCGGGCGGTCTGGTGGCGTTTGTCTTCTACGCCTTCAATATCGCGCGGACCGTCGGCGGGATGTCGCAATTGTATACGACGTTCAACAACGCAGCCGGTGCATCGGAGCGATTGTTTGAGCTGTTGGATACGGCTCCCGAGACGACCGATTCGCCGGACGCCCGGCCGTTGCCGGCGGTGCGGGGCGAGGTACGGTTTGCCCATGTACGGTTTGGCTACCGCGAAGACTTCCCCGTGCTGGAGGCAATCGATCGGGTGATCCATCCCGGCGAGAAGGTAGCGTTGGTGGGGCCGAGCGGTGCCGGCAAAACGACGCTAATGAATCTCATCCCCCGATTCTACGACCCCGATGCGGGGCAGGTGATGGTGGACGGGCACGACCTCCGCGACGTCACGCTGGCTTCGCTGCGCGAGCAGATCGCCGTCGTTTCGCAGGATGTGCATTTGTTTAATGCCTCCGTGCGGGAGAACATACGCTACGGCCGGCTCGACGCCGATGACGCGGCCATCGAAGCGGCGGCCGAAGCGGCGAACGCGCGCGCCTTTATTGTCGGGCTGCCTGAGGGGTACGACACGGTGGTGGGCGAGCGGGGTACCAAACTGAGCGGCGGGCAGAAACAGCGCATCGCCATCGCCCGGGCCATCCTGCGCGATGCGCGGATCCTGCTGCTGGATGAGGCCACTTCCTCGCTCGACTCCACCTCCGAGGCGCTCGTCCAGGAAGCGCTGGATCATCTGATGAAAGGCCGGACGACGTTCATCATCGCGCACCGGCTGTCGACCGTTCAGGATGCGGACCGGATCCTGGTGCTGGATCAGGGGCGGATCGTGCAGGAGGGCACGCACGAGGCGCTGTTCGTGCAAGAAGGGGTGTATCGGGAGCTGGCGTCGCGCCAGTTTCGGGACACGCTGGCGCCGGTGGCGCCGGCAGCTGTTTAG
- a CDS encoding NUDIX hydrolase produces the protein MLYFFCARKDDLSHIAREGIVGPVNLLTSLEDAVAACVERILVVNAYALAAPGEGFPNQGEVESNFIPPSAIVNIEPYYPPRAIVAAGGIVTRQEGSGEPEVLMIYRNGLWDLPKGKLEAGESIPQCAMREVREEVGIKDLVVIQGLGATVHGYVRNERYSVKTTYWYQMTTRQETFTAQAEEGIEQVAWKPWGEAVDRVGFESARRHLVWSRPLLRF, from the coding sequence ATGCTTTACTTTTTTTGCGCTCGTAAGGACGACCTGTCGCATATTGCCCGTGAGGGGATTGTGGGGCCCGTGAACCTGCTTACCAGTCTTGAGGACGCCGTTGCGGCCTGCGTGGAGCGTATTCTCGTGGTTAACGCGTATGCCCTGGCGGCGCCGGGTGAGGGATTTCCCAACCAGGGCGAGGTCGAATCCAATTTTATTCCCCCCTCGGCGATAGTCAACATCGAACCCTATTACCCACCTCGGGCGATTGTAGCTGCCGGCGGGATTGTCACGCGCCAGGAGGGATCGGGCGAGCCCGAGGTGCTGATGATTTACCGTAACGGGCTGTGGGATCTGCCCAAAGGGAAGCTCGAGGCGGGCGAGTCGATCCCCCAGTGCGCGATGCGCGAAGTGCGAGAAGAAGTAGGGATCAAGGACCTTGTTGTGATTCAGGGACTGGGTGCGACGGTTCATGGGTACGTGCGTAACGAACGATATAGCGTCAAAACGACGTACTGGTACCAGATGACCACGCGGCAGGAGACCTTTACGGCACAGGCCGAAGAAGGCATCGAGCAGGTGGCCTGGAAACCGTGGGGAGAAGCGGTCGACCGGGTAGGGTTCGAGTCCGCTCGCCGGCATCTCGTATGGAGCCGGCCGCTCCTGCGCTTCTGA
- a CDS encoding Dabb family protein has protein sequence MKLLVVLLLAAFTFSVAAFMQPNQKGPVRHVVVFKYKADATEAQIAEITTAFRALKGKIPGITAFEHGINNSPEGLNQGFTHVYVLTFTDAAARDAYLPHPEHDLFGALLRGSGIFEGAFVVDYEVGE, from the coding sequence ATGAAACTGCTTGTCGTCCTCCTCCTTGCCGCATTCACCTTCTCCGTCGCCGCCTTCATGCAGCCCAATCAGAAAGGCCCCGTTCGCCACGTGGTCGTCTTCAAGTACAAAGCCGATGCCACCGAAGCCCAGATCGCCGAAATCACGACCGCGTTCCGCGCGCTGAAAGGGAAGATCCCCGGCATCACCGCGTTTGAACACGGGATCAACAACAGCCCCGAAGGCCTGAACCAGGGCTTCACGCACGTCTACGTGCTCACCTTCACCGATGCTGCCGCTCGCGACGCCTATCTGCCCCATCCGGAGCATGACCTGTTCGGCGCTCTGCTTCGCGGATCGGGTATCTTCGAAGGGGCGTTTGTGGTCGACTACGAGGTCGGCGAATAA
- a CDS encoding molybdopterin molybdotransferase MoeA: MQTLISVENARLIVLDAVRVQPVETIDFDASPGRTLAEDIVSQDDIPPFANSAMDGFALLAEDVAGGVASLEVIDDIPAGAVPSREVTRGTCARIMTGAPVPAGANAIAPVEWTEALPDGRVRIKRAPAPGMHVRPAGQDARRGQRMMASGEVVTPPGIGMLATLGYARVAVRKAPVVAVIATGDELLHPSEPLTPGRIRNSSGYALCAQVAAAGGEPLPPLLARDTADSIRLVIQQALVADVLVFSGGVSVGDYDLVKQQLDEAGMELLFWKVKQRPGNPLAFGLLQGKPVFGLPGNPVSSAMCFEQYVRPALARMLGRTTLTRPRHPAILAADTAKVPGLHFFSRGVARYEADGRLTVRDTGSQASNLYSSVLAANCIIHLPESWAEAKAGTQVEIEWLTW; the protein is encoded by the coding sequence ATGCAAACGCTTATCTCCGTCGAAAATGCCCGATTAATTGTACTCGATGCCGTGCGCGTGCAGCCCGTGGAAACGATTGATTTTGACGCGAGCCCGGGGCGGACGCTGGCGGAGGACATCGTGAGCCAGGACGACATCCCGCCCTTTGCGAACTCGGCGATGGACGGGTTTGCGCTGCTCGCGGAAGACGTGGCCGGCGGCGTGGCGAGTCTGGAGGTGATCGACGACATTCCCGCCGGCGCGGTTCCATCGCGCGAGGTAACCCGCGGGACGTGTGCCCGGATCATGACTGGCGCCCCGGTCCCCGCCGGCGCCAACGCCATCGCGCCCGTGGAATGGACGGAGGCGTTGCCGGATGGGCGCGTACGGATCAAGCGGGCCCCCGCGCCGGGTATGCATGTGCGGCCGGCCGGTCAGGACGCGCGCCGAGGTCAACGGATGATGGCCTCCGGCGAGGTCGTCACCCCGCCCGGCATCGGGATGCTGGCGACCCTCGGATACGCCCGAGTGGCCGTGCGCAAGGCGCCGGTCGTGGCCGTCATCGCGACAGGCGACGAGCTACTCCATCCATCCGAGCCGCTGACGCCGGGCAGGATTCGGAACTCAAGCGGCTACGCGCTTTGCGCGCAGGTCGCGGCCGCCGGCGGGGAGCCACTTCCGCCGCTGCTGGCGCGGGACACCGCAGACAGTATCCGCTTGGTGATTCAACAGGCGCTCGTGGCGGATGTGCTTGTGTTTTCGGGCGGAGTCTCCGTCGGCGACTACGACCTCGTCAAGCAACAACTCGACGAGGCCGGCATGGAGTTGCTGTTCTGGAAGGTGAAGCAGCGCCCGGGCAATCCCCTGGCATTCGGGTTGCTGCAGGGGAAGCCCGTGTTCGGCCTACCGGGCAACCCCGTGTCCTCGGCGATGTGTTTCGAGCAGTACGTACGTCCGGCGCTGGCTCGGATGCTGGGGCGAACGACCCTCACCCGGCCGCGCCACCCGGCGATACTGGCCGCGGATACGGCCAAGGTGCCGGGCCTGCACTTCTTCAGCCGGGGCGTCGCTCGATACGAAGCCGATGGCCGTCTCACGGTGCGTGATACAGGCTCCCAGGCATCGAATCTGTACTCGTCGGTGTTGGCCGCCAACTGCATCATTCATCTGCCCGAGTCGTGGGCCGAGGCGAAGGCCGGGACGCAGGTGGAGATCGAATGGCTGACGTGGTAG
- a CDS encoding glucose-6-phosphate isomerase, with translation MIRLQTASAAAFLEKDALAALRPRIVAAHRTLLEKRGAGSEFLGWRDLLLQPNDALLEDIATKADEIRRKADVLVTIGIGGSYLGSMATIQALTPYFNARPAMASTTGGALADDREESPELLFAGHHMSGAYIRQLLAHLEGKSVYLNVISKSGTTLEPALAFRFLRAWMEERYTDVNERIIVTTDPDSGVLNQLQKERGYKKYVIPPDVGGRFSVLTPVGLLPIAVAGVDIRSLFYGAVSACKTYSEATEDNIALQYAGYRYLLAQRGYATEVLATFEPRLSGIGGWWQQLFGESEGKEHKGLFPVSLQYSTDLHSVGQYVQEGQRKLIETFLMAEDDEGDVVVPALEGNLDKLNYLAGKTYSEINRKAYEGTAKAHTDGGVPNMTLWLKDISPNTIGAAYYFFEHAVAVSGYLLGVNPFDQPGVEAYKKEMFSLLGKP, from the coding sequence ATGATTCGTCTCCAGACCGCTTCAGCCGCAGCATTTCTAGAAAAAGATGCCCTGGCCGCCCTGCGCCCGCGCATCGTGGCCGCACACCGCACCCTGCTCGAGAAGCGCGGCGCAGGTAGCGAATTCCTCGGCTGGAGAGACCTGCTCTTGCAGCCTAACGACGCGCTCCTGGAGGATATCGCGACCAAGGCCGACGAGATTCGCCGGAAAGCCGACGTCCTCGTCACTATCGGCATCGGGGGCTCGTACCTCGGCTCGATGGCCACGATCCAGGCCCTCACGCCCTACTTCAACGCCAGGCCGGCCATGGCCTCCACAACCGGCGGCGCCCTGGCGGATGATCGCGAGGAGAGCCCCGAACTCCTCTTCGCCGGCCACCACATGAGCGGCGCGTATATCCGCCAGCTCCTCGCGCACCTGGAAGGCAAATCGGTCTACCTGAACGTCATCTCCAAAAGCGGTACCACGCTCGAACCGGCGCTCGCCTTCCGCTTCCTGCGGGCCTGGATGGAAGAGCGGTATACGGACGTCAACGAGCGCATCATCGTCACTACCGACCCCGACAGCGGGGTGCTGAATCAGCTCCAGAAAGAACGCGGTTACAAGAAATACGTCATCCCGCCGGATGTAGGGGGGCGCTTCTCGGTCCTCACGCCCGTCGGGCTGTTGCCTATCGCCGTGGCCGGCGTGGATATCCGCTCGCTGTTCTATGGGGCCGTTTCGGCCTGTAAGACCTACTCGGAGGCCACGGAGGACAACATTGCCCTGCAGTACGCCGGCTACCGGTACCTGCTCGCCCAGCGCGGCTACGCCACCGAGGTGCTCGCGACCTTCGAGCCGCGCCTTAGCGGCATCGGCGGCTGGTGGCAGCAGCTATTCGGCGAAAGCGAGGGCAAGGAGCATAAAGGCCTCTTCCCGGTGTCCCTCCAGTATTCTACGGACCTCCACTCGGTCGGGCAATACGTCCAGGAAGGCCAGCGCAAACTCATCGAAACCTTCCTCATGGCCGAAGACGACGAGGGGGATGTGGTGGTGCCGGCGCTCGAGGGGAATCTCGACAAACTCAACTACCTCGCCGGCAAGACCTACTCGGAAATCAACCGAAAGGCCTACGAAGGCACCGCCAAAGCCCATACGGATGGCGGCGTCCCGAACATGACGCTCTGGCTGAAAGACATCTCGCCGAACACGATCGGCGCCGCCTACTACTTCTTCGAACACGCCGTCGCCGTCAGCGGCTACCTCCTGGGCGTCAACCCGTTCGATCAGCCCGGCGTCGAAGCCTATAAAAAGGAGATGTTCAGTCTGCTCGGGAAGCCGTGA
- a CDS encoding amino acid permease: MQPSVPFLPSAESDEGKKFGTFQGVFLPTLLSILGAVMYLRVGWVVGNAGLLGGLLIVLMANTITFCTGLSISTVATNIRVGAGGSFSIISQALGLEVGGSVNIPLYIAQSISVAFYIFAFTEGWLTIFPAHPPVIVLFAAYAACFMVAYISMGFVARLRYTIVFVIALSLVAAFMGTFAPFRETPLERPELWGSFSQGSFWVVFAVFFPAVTGILTGVNLSGTLKNPRISIPAGTMGAIILSLIIYLSLAYWVSIVATPEELVGNLAVMVEKAAFGWAIQAGILAATFSAALNSLVGAPRVLQAMAAHDVVPFGKKLANVPRTGEPRPALYLTGLIGVATILFGLSGDGLNRIAPLMTMFNLITYAVLNAVVLIEQSLRLTSFRPLFVIPRLVPLVGLAGSVSAMYLINPIFSLVATVVIFFVYQFISKRRLTTPWSDVRSGMFVTVAEWAAKQTLSLPSGQDRAWKPSLLVPVQSAAAIRYSYRFLGAITKPNGSVHIVGIYSDETKEHLAGLHSYRQAFANDGIFTRIALLQSRGFRYTLQTAMEMSTSSFFRPNTLFLPIVPEMTRGKLQFIAEQAALNQLGLILYVDRPDTALGQEQTINVWMREQSPEWQIGLRLPNLDLSLLLAYQLARNWNGRINLITVVADASEKANAEHYLRSLMDLGRMPASTVPIVGVGVFDAFLKQVPQADITIFGVQEHVDLAFISRMPERTESSCIFVRDSGYESALV, encoded by the coding sequence ATGCAACCCAGCGTCCCCTTTCTACCTTCCGCGGAGTCCGACGAGGGCAAGAAGTTTGGCACCTTCCAGGGCGTGTTTCTGCCTACCCTGCTTTCGATCCTGGGCGCCGTGATGTATCTGCGTGTCGGCTGGGTGGTGGGAAATGCCGGGCTGTTGGGCGGGTTGCTCATCGTCCTGATGGCCAATACTATCACGTTCTGCACGGGGCTGTCCATATCGACGGTGGCGACCAACATCCGAGTGGGAGCCGGCGGGTCGTTCTCGATCATCTCGCAGGCTCTGGGGCTTGAAGTTGGCGGAAGCGTCAACATCCCCCTGTACATCGCGCAATCGATCTCGGTGGCTTTTTATATTTTTGCCTTTACCGAGGGGTGGTTAACGATTTTCCCGGCTCACCCACCCGTGATCGTGCTTTTTGCGGCCTATGCGGCGTGTTTCATGGTGGCGTATATCAGCATGGGATTCGTGGCGAGGCTTCGCTACACGATCGTGTTTGTGATCGCCCTCTCGCTTGTTGCCGCCTTTATGGGGACGTTTGCTCCGTTCCGGGAAACCCCGCTCGAGCGGCCCGAACTGTGGGGCAGCTTCTCCCAAGGGTCGTTCTGGGTGGTGTTCGCCGTTTTTTTTCCGGCCGTTACCGGCATTCTCACGGGGGTTAATCTCTCGGGAACGCTTAAGAATCCGCGCATCAGCATACCCGCCGGCACGATGGGCGCGATCATCCTTTCGCTGATCATCTACCTTTCCCTGGCCTACTGGGTATCCATCGTGGCCACGCCGGAGGAGTTGGTGGGCAATCTGGCCGTAATGGTGGAGAAGGCGGCGTTTGGATGGGCGATCCAGGCCGGTATTCTGGCGGCCACCTTTTCGGCGGCGCTCAACTCACTTGTCGGAGCGCCGCGGGTATTACAGGCCATGGCGGCGCACGACGTGGTGCCGTTCGGGAAGAAGCTGGCGAACGTGCCGCGTACGGGGGAACCCCGTCCGGCACTTTATCTGACCGGCTTGATCGGTGTGGCTACGATCCTGTTTGGCCTATCGGGAGATGGCTTAAACCGAATTGCCCCGCTGATGACGATGTTCAACCTGATCACCTATGCCGTCTTAAACGCGGTCGTGTTGATCGAACAGTCGCTTCGTCTGACCAGTTTTCGGCCTTTGTTCGTCATCCCACGGCTGGTTCCGTTGGTCGGGCTGGCCGGCTCGGTGTCGGCGATGTACCTCATCAACCCGATCTTCAGCCTGGTGGCGACGGTCGTGATCTTTTTTGTATACCAGTTTATCTCGAAGCGGCGTCTGACCACTCCCTGGAGCGATGTACGGAGCGGCATGTTCGTGACGGTGGCGGAATGGGCGGCGAAGCAGACGTTGAGTCTCCCTTCGGGTCAGGACCGCGCCTGGAAGCCGAGCCTGCTCGTGCCCGTCCAGTCCGCCGCGGCCATCCGGTATAGCTACCGGTTTCTGGGGGCGATCACCAAGCCGAATGGTTCAGTCCACATCGTGGGCATTTATTCGGACGAGACGAAGGAGCACCTCGCCGGCCTCCACAGTTATCGGCAGGCGTTCGCAAACGACGGCATTTTCACCCGCATCGCGCTGCTCCAGTCCAGGGGTTTCCGCTACACGTTGCAGACGGCGATGGAGATGTCGACCAGCTCTTTTTTCCGGCCCAATACCCTGTTTCTACCGATCGTGCCGGAGATGACGCGAGGCAAGCTTCAGTTCATCGCCGAGCAGGCGGCGCTGAACCAACTCGGATTGATCCTGTATGTCGATCGCCCGGACACGGCGCTGGGTCAGGAGCAGACGATCAACGTGTGGATGCGCGAGCAGAGCCCGGAGTGGCAGATCGGCCTGCGGTTGCCCAACCTCGACCTGTCGCTCCTGCTGGCCTATCAGCTGGCGCGGAACTGGAACGGGCGGATCAACCTGATCACCGTCGTTGCCGACGCTTCGGAGAAAGCCAACGCCGAACACTATTTGCGTTCGCTGATGGATCTGGGGCGGATGCCGGCGTCCACCGTACCCATCGTAGGCGTAGGGGTCTTCGACGCCTTTCTCAAGCAGGTCCCCCAGGCCGATATCACCATCTTCGGCGTGCAGGAACACGTCGACCTGGCGTTTATCTCCCGGATGCCCGAGCGCACCGAGTCGTCCTGCATTTTTGTCCGGGACTCGGGGTATGAGAGTGCGCTGGTGTGA
- a CDS encoding universal stress protein encodes MIKRILVALDPDADTPIASRYAIEIAQLHDAEVTGIACIDLEAIGSSTAGGGIGSMYYAERLRERLTKETRARALELIGQFNAALSDAGVRHREEVQEGVPFDRILEDMKYHDLLIIGRDPHFFYGHPNVRTETLVRIVKGTSAPVFIVGNVHLPITRVVIAYDRSVASARAMQRFAQFNPFGKDLEIQVVHVSREREHTESELLLTLATGYLGAHGFRAKGLSIVGDEPKKEILDYAVAFKADLVVAGAHSQHMLQKLAFGSTTESLLEDSPIPLFLES; translated from the coding sequence ATGATCAAACGCATCCTCGTTGCCCTGGACCCGGACGCCGATACCCCGATCGCCAGTCGATACGCGATCGAAATCGCTCAACTCCACGATGCCGAAGTTACAGGAATTGCCTGTATCGACCTGGAAGCTATCGGTTCGAGTACCGCCGGTGGCGGAATCGGCAGCATGTACTACGCGGAGCGGCTGCGGGAACGGCTCACAAAAGAAACCCGGGCTCGTGCGCTGGAACTGATCGGACAGTTCAACGCCGCCCTTTCAGACGCCGGCGTACGCCATCGGGAGGAAGTCCAGGAAGGCGTACCCTTCGATCGGATTCTGGAGGATATGAAATACCACGACCTACTCATCATCGGTCGAGACCCTCATTTTTTCTATGGCCACCCGAACGTACGTACGGAAACGCTGGTCAGGATCGTGAAAGGGACCTCCGCGCCGGTGTTCATCGTCGGCAACGTCCACCTGCCCATCACGCGGGTTGTGATCGCCTACGATCGCAGCGTGGCCTCCGCCCGCGCCATGCAGCGATTTGCCCAGTTTAACCCGTTCGGCAAGGACCTGGAGATCCAGGTGGTGCACGTCTCCCGAGAGCGAGAACATACGGAATCCGAACTCCTCCTCACCCTGGCGACCGGCTATCTGGGAGCTCACGGCTTCCGCGCAAAGGGGCTGAGTATCGTTGGCGACGAGCCTAAAAAAGAGATCCTGGATTATGCGGTCGCTTTTAAGGCCGATCTCGTGGTCGCCGGCGCCCATTCGCAACACATGCTCCAGAAGCTGGCGTTCGGATCCACCACGGAATCGCTCCTCGAAGACAGCCCGATTCCGCTGTTCCTGGAGAGTTGA